One window of Quercus robur chromosome 5, dhQueRobu3.1, whole genome shotgun sequence genomic DNA carries:
- the LOC126726200 gene encoding F-box/LRR-repeat MAX2 homolog A-like yields the protein MVESFLFIRKTLPFVSTTYFPTVYKTIVEVSFTTPKPFFFSLTSKVHVKMAALNHVHFHDLPDLILFNIFSLVTDTRTRNAISLVCLKWHLLERSTRTSLALRGNIRDLFLLPTCFQAVTNLDLSLLSPWGHPLLNYSSPNSILFAQHFRQAFPSVVSLTIYARNPSILYLFAPQWPNLRHAKLIRWHQRLSIPLGFDFLPLFEHCLSLSSLDLSHFYCWTEDLPPSLKTYPKVAASISYLNILITYSYAEGYKSHELLAITSACPNLRQFLATCLFDHRFVGFVGDETLLSLASNCPRLSLLHLVDATSLSNARANPDDEGYATEDARISHATLVGLCTGLPLLEELILDVCHNVRDTGSALEVLNSKCPRLKSLKLGHFHGICRGLDSQLNGIALCSRLESLSIKNSADLTDSSLIAISLGCPRLTKFVVHGCKRITEIGFRKFSSILKRTLIDVEISCCKHLNAVCSLRALEPVRGQIQQLHIDCVWESVQRLEGDLNQIAGNKSIQQEKRLDNKFSSRTWARLHYLSLWISVGELLSPLTSSVGLNDCPVLEEIQIRIEGDCRQQSWPSMHAFELSSLECYPRLSKMKLDCGGTIGYALTAPYGYADLSLWERFYLKGVGNLNLTELDYWPPQDTEINHRALSLPAAGLLAQCGTLRKLFIHGTASEHLMMFLLKIPTLRDVQLREDYYPASENDFSTEIRVSSCCRFEDALNRRKIPD from the coding sequence ATGGTtgaatcttttcttttcatccgCAAAACTTTGCCATTTGTAAGTACAACCTATTTTCCCACTGTATATAAGACAATAGTTGAGGTTTCTTTCACCACCCCAAAGccattctttttctctcttacaaGCAAAGTCCATGTCAAAATGGCTGCACTTAACCATGTCCATTTCCACGACTTACCAGATTTAATTCTCTTCAATATATTCTCCTTAGTTACTGACACTCGTACCCGCAATGCCATTTCTCTTGTATGCCTCAAATGGCACCTGCTAGAGCGATCTACTCGCACTTCCCTTGCTCTCCGGGGCAACATTCGCGACCTCTTCCTTCTGCCAACTTGTTTCCAAGCTGTAACCAATCTTGACCTCTCTTTGCTCTCCCCTTGGGGCCATCCACTCTTGAATTACTCATCCCCTAACTCAATACTATTTGCTCAACATTTTCGCCAAGCCTTCCCTTCCGTTGTTTCTCTTACAATATACGCTCGAAACCCTTCAATTCTCTATCTTTTTGCTCCTCAATGGCCTAATCTTCGCCATGCTAAGCTCATACGTTGGCATCAACGTTTGTCTATTCCTCTTGGTTTTGATTTCCTCCCACTGTTTGAGCATTGCCTTTCACTTTCTTCTCTTGATCTCTCTCATTTCTATTGCTGGACAGAAGATCTTCCTCCTTCACTTAAAACCTACCCTAAAGTTGCAGCTTCTATCTCCTATCTCAATATCCTTATTACCTATTCTTACGCTGAGGGATACAAGTCCCATGAGCTCCTTGCCATTACATCTGCCTGCCCGAATCTCCGTCAGTTTCTGGCAACTTGTTTATTTGACCACAGATTCGTTGGGTTTGTTGGGGATGAAACTTTGTTATCTCTTGCTTCGAATTGTCCTCGTCTTTCTCTTCTTCACCTTGTAGATGCTACTTCGTTGTCAAACGCCAGGGCGAACCCTGATGATGAGGGGTACGCCACTGAAGACGCTAGAATCAGCCATGCAACGCTCGTGGGCCTTTGTACTGGATTACCACTGCTTGAGGAGTTGATTCTTGATGTTTGTCACAATGTTAGAGATACCGGATCAGCATTGGAAGTACTTAATTCCAAGTGCCCGCGGCTTAAATCTTTGAAGCTGGGACATTTCCATGGGATTTGCAGGGGACTAGATTCACAGCTAAATGGGATTGCACTATGTTCCAGGTTGGAATCCCTGTCTATCAAGAACTCTGCTGATTTAACCGATTCTAGCTTGATAGCTATCTCACTTGGCTGCCCGAGACTGACCAAGTTTGTGGTGCATGGTTGCAAAAGGATTACAGAGATAGGGTTCAGAAAGTTTTCTTCCATCCTTAAGAGAACTTTAATTGATGTGGAAATCTCTTGCTGTAAGCATCTCAATGCTGTGTGTTCCTTACGTGCACTAGAACCAGTTCGAGGCCAAATACAACAATTACACATAGATTGTGTATGGGAAAGTGTCCAACGATTAGAAGGGGATCTGAATCAAATTGCTGGAAACAAATCTATCCAACAAGAAAAGCGTCTGGACAATAAGTTCTCTTCAAGGACATGGGCAAGGTTGCATTATCTTTCGCTTTGGATTTCTGTTGGGGAGCTTCTGAGTCCATTGACTTCATCAGTGGGCTTAAATGACTGTCCTGTACTAGAAGAGATACAAATACGAATCGAAGGTGACTGCAGGCAGCAATCATGGCCTTCCATGCATGCATTTGAACTGAGCTCCCTTGAGTGTTATCCTAGGCTCTCAAAGATGAAACTGGATTGTGGAGGTACTATTGGTTATGCTCTTACTGCTCCTTATGGGTATGCGGATTTAAGCCTGTGGGAGCGATTTTATCTTAAGGGGGTCGGGAATTTGAACCTCACTGAGCTTGATTATTGGCCTCCACAGGACACAGAGATTAATCATAGAGCTCTCTCTCTACCAGCAGCAGGATTGCTTGCACAATGTGGGACACTCAGAAAGCTTTTTATTCATGGAACGGCTAGCGAACACTTGATGATGTTTCTCTTGAAAATACCAACTCTCAGGGATGTACAGCTAAGAGAAGATTACTATCCTGCTTCAGAAAATGATTTCAGCACCGAAATCCGAGTGAGCTCGTGTTGTCGATTTGAGGACGCCCTCAATAGGCGTAAGATCCCTGACTGA
- the LOC126728300 gene encoding uncharacterized protein LOC126728300: MRDLGDSDGSYVADALGRTMLLPTDMEELKNMRMQEAIQATYRMKDEVKGQSKAAEDEHTKRIDAAQTLKASEADLAKARENLKEATRERDTDVEELKNMRMQEAIQATYRMEDEVKGQSKAAEDERTKHIDAARTLKASEADLVKARENLKETTQERDSALAGLTGAQKQAEEQTKRLLDVEEQLQIANEQISDLKKKLIMVENAKGVAEFARDEAVRAK; encoded by the exons ATGAGGGACCTTGGAGACAGTGATGGCAGTTATGTGGCCGATGCATTAGGGAGAACCATGCTGCTCCCCACTGATATGGAAGAGTTAAAGAAcatgaggatgcaggag GCTAtccaggccacctataggatgAAGGATGAAGTGAAGGGGCAGAGTAAGGCCGCCGAGGATGAACACACCAAACGCATAGATGCTGCGCAGACCCTCAAAGCTTCCGAGGCTGACCTCGCAAAGGCTAGGGAGAACTTAAAGGAGGCTACCCGAGAGAGGGATACTGATGTGGAAGAGTTAAAGAAcatgaggatgcaggag GCTATCCAAgccacctataggatggaggatGAAGTGAAGGGGCAGAGTAAGGCCGCCGAGGATGAACGCACCAAACACATAGATGCTGCGCGGACCCTCAAAGCTTCCGAGGCTGACCTCGTAAAGGCTAGGGAGAACTTAAAAGAGACTACCCAAGAGAGGGATAGTGCCTTGGCAGGTTTAACTGGTGCCCAAAAGCAGGCCGAGGAACAGACAAAGCGCCTACTCGATGTCGAGGAGCAATTGCAAATAGCCAATGAGCAGATCAgtgatttaaagaagaaactaaTCATGGTAGAGAATGCTAAGGGCGTGGCGGAGTTTGCCCGGGACGAAGCCGTGAGGGCCAAGTAG
- the LOC126728301 gene encoding uncharacterized protein LOC126728301: MGKGKLKDAGNEVRTRWKDPTKLKAFCDLCATQVLDGKRSGGYLRKEGVDAWKTWKEVYKCEIGLGYDLVTGKIEANDEWWTRKLEACPNASIFKNKGLPNVESMKIMFEGTVAMGKNAFCTNGEIPKECIKGSGDSTNSKELVDPQCQPSANVDLMEGICKKPRKKHSVVQEMPDSLKNISDVIVESRSVSTRTPFASIVATKVQAVIDIALTLPGVQLGDRLHMFSTCFFMGNQEARYMFATQRHQKEIQLKWLEMQYQMNPQFHF, encoded by the exons ATGGGTAAGGGGAAATTGAAGGATGCTGGTAATGAAGTGAGAACTAGGTGGAAAGATCCAACAAAACTAAAAGctttttgtgatttgtgtgcTACTCAAGTCCTAGATGGCAAGAGGAGTGGAGGATATTTGAGAAAGGAAGGGGTTGATGCA TGGAAGACTTGGAAGGAGGTTTATAAGTGTGagattgggttgggttatgaTCTTGTAACTGGGAAGATTGAGGCCAATGATGAGTGGTGGACCCGAAAGCTTGAG GCTTGTCCCAATGCATCAATCTTTAAAAACAAAGGTTTGCCGAATGTTGAGTCCATGAAAATCATGTTTGAAGGCACGGTTGCAATGGGAAAAAATGCATTCTGCACGAATGGTGAAATACCAAAGGAATGCATCAAAGGGTCAGGGGACTCCACTAATAGCAAAGAACTTGTTGACCCCCAATGTCAACCCTCTGCGAATGTTGACCTAATGGAG GGAATTTGcaagaaaccaagaaaaaagCATTCAGTTGTGCAAGAGATGCCCGACTCTTTAAAGAACATCTCAGATGTTATTGTTGAAAGTAGAAGTGTAAGTACTCGTACACCATTTGCTTCCATAGTAGCTACTAAGGTTCAAGCAGTTATAGACATAGCATTGACTCTTCCTGGGGTGCAATTGGGTGATCGCCTTCATATGTTTAGCACTTGCTTCTTCATGGGAAACCAAGAGGCTAGGTACATGTTTGCAACACAACGCCATCAAAAGGAGATCCAGCTGAAGTGGCTAGAGATGCAGTACCAAATGAACCCTCAGTTTCATTTCTGA
- the LOC126726198 gene encoding peroxisome biogenesis protein 7, translated as MPVFKTPFNGYSVKFSPFYESRLAVATAQNFGILGNGRVHILDLPPTPSSPFVELASFDTADGVYDVAWSESHDSLLVAAVADGSLKIYDLSLPPTSNPIRSLHEHSREVQSVDYNPVRRDSFISSSWDDSIKLWTLDRPTSIRSFQEHAYCVYAAVWNPRHADVFASASGDCTLRVWDVREPGSTMVVAAHEFEILSCDWNKYDDCVIATASVDKSVRVWDIRTYRTPLAVLNGHGYAVRKVKFSPHNRSFLMSCSYDMTVCAWDYMVEDARIGQYGHHTEFAVGVDMSVLVEGLIASTGWDELVYVWQYGTDPRAP; from the coding sequence ATGCCCGTTTTCAAAACCCCATTCAACGGATACTCCGTAAAATTCAGCCCATTCTACGAGTCCCGCCTCGCCGTAGCCACCGCCCAAAACTTCGGCATCCTCGGCAACGGCCGCGTCCACATCCTCGACCTCCCTCCCACTCCTTCCTCCCCTTTCGTTGAGCTCGCCTCCTTCGACACCGCCGACGGCGTCTACGACGTCGCCTGGTCCGAATCTCACGACTCCCTCCTCGTCGCCGCCGTAGCCGACGGCTCTCTCAAGATCTACGACCTCTCTCTTCCCCCTACCTCCAACCCTATCCGCTCCCTCCACGAACACTCTCGCGAGGTCCAGTCCGTCGACTACAACCCCGTCCGCCGCGACTCCTTCATCTCCTCCTCCTGGGACGACTCGATCAAGCTCTGGACTCTCGATCGGCCAACCTCGATTCGTAGCTTCCAAGAACACGCGTACTGCGTTTACGCCGCCGTGTGGAACCCTCGCCACGCCGACGTCTTCGCCTCGGCCTCCGGCGACTGCACGCTGCGCGTGTGGGACGTGCGCGAGCCCGGTTCGACGATGGTGGTCGCCGCTCACGAGTTTGAGATTCTGTCTTGCGATTGGAACAAGTACGACGACTGTGTTATTGCCACAGCCTCTGTTGACAAGTCTGTTAGGGTTTGGGACATTCGGACTTACAGGACTCCGTTGGCGGTGCTTAACGGCCATGGCTACGCCGTCAGGAAGGTGAAATTCTCGCCTCACAATCGGAGCTTCTTGATGTCGTGCTCTTACGACATGACCGTGTGCGCGTGGGATTACATGGTGGAGGACGCGCGCATTGGGCAGTACGGTCACCACACGGAGTTCGCGGTCGGGGTCGACATGAGCGTGCTCGTCGAAGGCTTGATCGCCAGTACCGGTTGGGACGAGCTTGTTTATGTTTGGCAGTATGGAACTGACCCCAGAGCTCCCTAA